In Acidaminococcales bacterium, the genomic window CCTTTTGCAGATACTGATGTTCCGGGCGGGGACGCACCCCAAGTTCCTTGAAAATACGCTCCCTTTCCCTTTCCGTCCACGCCATGTAAATTCCCCTTTCGCTTTTGCCCGTGGCAAAAACGCCGCAATCACCAATCGCCCGGATAATCCGTCCCAGGATATGTCTCCTGCGCCTCACGCGGCCTGGGCACGCCTCCGTATCCCGCGCTTGGCACAATATAATCTTCCCTTTCGCCGGCAAGGATGTCTCGCGCCGCTTTCAGGCCGGCGGCGGAAAAAGGTATGCCTTTCTCCAGAAAACCGTCCAGCGCCTCCTGGTAAAACGGGTCGTTGCCTCTCGCGCCCTCGTCCAGCAAATCCTTTATCTTTTGCAACTCCCGCGCAGCGTCGTAATCGGACACATAACTTCGCCGCCTGCCCTGCGCCAAGCTCATGTCTGCCAGTCGTCCGCTTACCAAATCCGAAATCAGCCCGCCCTGTTGCCCGAAAAGCTCCACGGCCGCCTTCCTTTGCGCCGCGCCCTCGGACATGTAATCAACAACAGCCGACCGGCTGTCCCTGTAGTCAAGCGCCTTTACCGCCCTTTCCCGGCGGGCGTCGCCCCTTGCCCCTTCGCTGTCCAGCAGGTAGGTCATGTTTTGGGTGAACCTTTCCAGCTCGTAGCCGCTTGTGATTTTTAGCTTCGCGTACTCTTGCCACGCCGCGTCCGCCAGCTTGTCCGGCTTGTCCTCCTCGTCGAGCCTTATCTTTAGCGCCTCGCCCAGGAATTTCTTCGCGTCGAACTCGCTGAGGTTTCCCAACGCAATCTCCTCCTCGACATCGCCCACCCCCAGAAGGCCTTGCAAAGAAAGTGCCTGCAAGCGATACCAGACATTCGTGTTGCTCGTGTCCGGCGTTTTGGCCGCGCTTGCCGCCAAGCCCGTAAGTTCCCTTTCCAACATCGTTTTGTCCTCGCCGGGAAGGTTGGCGGAAGAGACAAGCGACGACACCACATCCAGCACCGACACGTCGTTAAGCCCCCCGCTTTTTCTAAGCTCAAAGAAACGATTGAGCGCCTTGTTCTTGACGTCGCCCATGACAATCGCCTTTAGCCTGCTGCGCCCCTCGAAATAGGCGACTATGGAATCAACTCTTTCCTCGCGCCGCGCGGCGGAAAACGAAGAGCCGCCGCCCTTGTACCCAGCGAAAGAAACGTCCATGTGAGGGCCGGTCCAGTTGGCATCGCCCGTGTCCTCCCACTCGTCGCGGACGGCAATGCCATCCTGCGCCGCAGCCTCAACGAACCGCTTACGATTGGCCGGGTCGTCGAACCAGTCCGCCTGGCCGGGGCCAGTCGTTCCGATGTCCACCTTGTAGCCGTTCTTGTGGCTGTACTGCCCTTCGGCGTGGGACGAATCCGTGCCGGACGTGACATACACCCCCGGGGCGCCCAAGTTTTTGAGCAGCCTCGCCACCGCCCCCAGCCCCGCTTTGGCCTGCAGTTTGAGGTTGTCCACTTTTGCGGTGGGCGCAACTGCCCAACCCGCTTCGGGTTCGCCCACGGCATCCCCTTGCCCAATGTCCGCCAGCGCCGCCGCAAGGTTGCCGTTATACTTAACATAGATCCGGGCGTTTTCCGCCTGGTCATTGTTCGCTTTCTCGTAAGCATCGACCAGTCCGCCCAGATTGGCCAGCGCCCCTCGGTCGACAAAGGGGGCGGCCTCGGCCAGCGCCGCGCGCGCGCCCGACCAATCCCCGCCCCGGACGCGCCCCGTCACGTAGCCGGCAACGGCTTTCGTCATCAAATCCCGCGACAAAGCCTCCTGTTTTTCCGGCGCGAAGCGCAGCAGCCCCTCCGCCGTTACCATCCGCGTTTGCGCGACAAAAGCCCGAAAACCATCTGCCGTTCCCGTTTCCATAGCGAAATTGAGCGCGTTGGAAACGCTGTTGTCCACATTCGCCAAAGCCGCCTCGTCAAGCTGCCCGGAGCGCCAACGGTCGATTGCCTGACGGTTCTGGATAAAAGAACGCATGCGCAGGTTCTCGAACATCAGCTGCCCCGCCTTGTATTTTATGCCGGACGCGCCGTAAGTCTCCCGAAAGGCCTCCCGTTCCTTGGTCTCGTAAACCGCCAGCGCGCCCTCGGACTTGGAGCCCTTCATGGTATCGAATATCTCCCGCCGCACCTTGTCCATGCGCAAAATATACGCATTGTCGGCCTCAATTGCCCGCTGGCTTTCCCGTTCCCTTTCCATCGCAAGCCCGGCCTGGAACGCCTTCGCCCCGAGCCGCGCCATGTCCCCCCACTCCGAGGCCGCCTGCTTGTGGCCCTGCGCTTCCACGGCGAAACCTTCCGGCGCGCCTTTGGCCAATGCCATGTTGGGCGGCCGGTACTCAATGGCCGGCGCATTGGATTCCAAACTGACCTTCGGCATGTTTGCTCCCTCCTGTTTTTGGGCATGAGAAAGCCGCTTACCATCGAAGCTCATGGACGAGCAAGTGCCGAACGCGCCATGGATGGCGAAGTGTTCGGTTGATAAGCGGCTGATTAAACGATATAATATTATTGCAGACATCAGGGGGCCGCTCCCCGCCTTCCATGGCGGCGCGGCATTTGTCCATCCATGGACAGAACGGTTGGCCACGCTCATTCTCAACTTAGGGTCGAGAAAAGAGGTGGTGTTTGTGAAAGTCTATGAAGCGTTGTCACTCGCTATTGCATTGGCAACCCTCGTGGTTCTCATCATAAACGGCAAGTAACCGCCCCGGCTAAGGTCGGCGGTTACTCCGTGTAACCCTTATTCTGAGCCAGCCGTTTCCGGCGGCATATGTCGGGGAAGGGCGTTAGCGCGCCCTTCCCTTGCCTTTAGCATACCCCCGCCGCCCGCCTTTGTCAACGTCATTTCACCCTGGCCGGCATGTTGACGGCCTTGTACCCGGCAAACTCATAGCTGCCGGTCGCGGGGTTGAATGCAGTCGTCATCGCGTTTGTGTTCGCCTTGCCCGCCTTGTCGAACAGGCCGCCCGCCTTCATCGTGGCGAAGTTGAGGGCGAGGCCGCCGAGGGCGCTCCACATCCCGGCGCGCTTGGCGCTTTTCGCCTGTTTCCTGTACATGCTGGCCTGCTGGCCGAGCCCCAGCGCCTCGGCCTGCAAATTGTTCTGGTCCTGCCTCACGTTGCGGTCGGACGCGTAAAGGTTCATAAGCTCCTTGTTGCTGTCGTTGAGCCACTGTGACCAATTGGCGACCCCGGCGTCGAACCCGAGGCCGGTTGACGCGTCAAGCCCCGCGCCGCCCAAGGCCGCCGTGTTCTGCCCCGCCACGTACCGCGCCCGGCTTGCCAAATCCTGCTGGCGAAAGCTCGATGCCTTCGCCTCCTCCCCGCGCTTTACGTTGAGTTGGCCGGACTGCATACGCGCCGTGGCCGCCTCGTAGTCCGCCCGCCGCGCCTGGGCGTTATAGGCGTCCGCCTCGGCCCTCGCCCCAGCTATCGTGCTGTAGGTCTGAAACAGCGCCCCCACTATCGCCAGCCCTATCCCCATGTCTCCTCCCCCTTCCCAGAACCACGTCCGCCAAAGTAAAAGTTATCACAAAACACTCGCCCATCGCCGGGTCGGTCACCCGCTCCCCGAAGCGCGCCCCCAGCCAGCGGCACCAGCGCACCGTTTCCTTGTACCACTTTGGGATGAGCGCCCACACATAGGAGTGCCGCCCGGGGTCAAGCGTCCGCGCCAGCATCTCCCTTGTCGCCAGCATAAAATCCTTTTTCCGCTTTTGCGCCGCCTTGGTCGCCACCACGAAAACAAAGTGCTTGTCCGTGACCCCCATGAGCACCGCCGGCAGCCCATCGAAATAAACGACGTAGGCCGCTTCCGCCTCCGCCACATATTCCGCCGCCATTTTCGCCGCGTCCTGCCCGCCGAGCTCCCTCAAAGTATTGTCCGGCAAGTTTTCCACTATATACTCAAGCTCCGCGCGGGTCGGGGAGCTGGTTAGCTCAATCACGTAAACTTCACCTCGCGCCCCACGGCCGAGAGCTTGAAAGGCAGCGCCGCCCCCTGCCTTATCACAACCCGCCCGTGGTAGTTGGTATCCTGCGAAAGCGTAACCGGCATTACCCCGGTAAAAAGCTCCGCCTTCAAATCCGGCCACAGAACGTTCCTCCCCACGTCGCGCAGCGTGAAAATATCTCTGCCGGAAACGCCCGCGTCCGTAAACACCACCCCGCCGAAAGAACTCTCCAAACGGAGCAGCGCCTTGTCCACCACCCGACGGTGGCCCATGGAGCTGCCCGTGTTGGGGAGGCTCGCGTGAAGGTCAGGCAAAGCTATTTCCAGCTCGTAAGGGAGGCCGACCGCCAGCCTGTCGCAGGCGTAGGGAAGCGCCAGCGCCCCGTCGTCCGCCACCAGATAGCCCGCTTCGTCGAAAAGGTGGCTGTCCCCTATAACCTGCACCTTTTGCCCGGCGAAACGCCCAAGGCCGGCAACCGTGGAAACGCCTTCGCCCTCCACGAACTGGGCGCAGTCGACCAGGCAGTAATCCGCAAGATTGCCGCCGGCGGCCGGCGCCGTGAACCGCTCCAAATAAAGGGCCTTGCCGCCGCCCGGGGCGTCCCGTTCCACCGCCGCGTAAAGGACGTCCCGCCTTTCCGAGCGCACCGACCCGATGGCCATGAACTTGCCTTGCGTCTCGATCGTCGACCAGGCGAAAACCTTCTGTTCCCGAAGATACGTCAAGCAAAGCAGCGCCCCGTCGCCGCGCAGCGCGAAAACCTTCTGCTCCGGCTCGCGCGTCTGCTGCAGGTCAACTATCGGGAGAAACTCCCCCGCCAAATGCGGGATGAAAACCGTCAGCTCGTCCGTCGAGTAGCCGTCGCTCTCAAAAGTATACCCCGCGTCCCTTATCTTAGTGTTGCCCGCCTGCGCGTAAATCACCCGAGGGCCCACGACCAGGGGCGGGATGTCGGACGCCCCGAAACCCGACTGCGCCCTGATGTTGAGCTCCGACGGCTTGGCCACGGACGCGCCGGAAACCAGCCAAATATCGCCGGAAGTGAAAATGAGCAGATCCGAAACGTTCACCAAGGCCTTTATGTCCACAAACTCACGGGCGACAATGTTGGTGTTTATCGCGCTGTCGTCGGTGAGCTTGCCGGCCGCCTCCGTAACGTCGAAATTGGTATAGTCGGACGTCCTCGACATCCACAGCCCGTTGGGCCGCCGGTCGCTGCCGCCGAAACAGAGCCTGTCCTGAAAGAAGCACACGTTTTTCGGATAGCCGTTCCCGAAATTCCACAGCCCGCGCGCGAAAGACTTGGCCGCGCCGGCCTGCCCCAGGGGCCTCACCGCCTTGCCCTGCGCCTGCGTCGCGCTGTTTACGGCGGTTATCTTCGCCACCCCCTGCGCCACGTAGCTGTTGGATGTCAAAGTCCCGGCCGTGCCGTCCGAGGTCAGCGCAAAATCCGCGCTCGTCTTGAGGCGCAGGAAAAACGGCTCGTTCGTCGCCGCGCCCGAATCCGTGTAGTTCATCCCGCCGTTCTTCGCCTGGTCCGTCGAATAAACGCTCTTGTACTCCTTGAACTTGTACCACGCCCCGGCCGCCTGCCCTTCCTCCGTGTCCCTGCGCTCAATCGTTATCGTCCCCGTCCAGTTGCCGCGCGTCACGAAGCTCCAGCCCGCCCCGCACAGGACGTCAGAAGTCGTTCCCACGTCCACCGTCTTGGCCGGCGCCGCCTGGTAGACCTTCAAGAAATCGCCCATCCAGCCGGCGTCGAACAGCGCGGCGGAAGCGGTGATGTTGAACGTGCCGACCGCGGCGGAAACGGTAAGCGCAATGTCCGTCCTCGCCTCGTCGAAAGGCGGGACGGCCACCGGGAAATCCGAAAGCGAAAAACCGCCCGCGCCGTCGTAGAAAAGCTGCTTGACCGAAAGCCGCCCGGACGCGATGAAAAGCGTGTTGGCGCTCTGGGCGAAATCAAGGCGCGGCAGGTCCGCGTCCCCGAAAGGTGAGTCAAGCGCCGCCGCCAAAACATCGTCAAGATAAACCTCGATAAGGCCCTGCGTAAAGACCAAAAGAAAGTTCTTTCCCCCGCCCGCAGAAAACCGGTGCAGCCTGACCGCGCCGGTACCGGGCGGGAAAGCCTTGACGAACGCCGTCCCCGGCCTTTTATATACCCCGCCGTAAGGGCGGATAAAAACATTCTTCGCACGTAAAAGCGATTCCTGATACTTCTCCAAATCCACGCGGGCGGCCACGTCCTCCGCCACCTCGCCGCCCGTGAACGAACACTGCAAAACGTTGACCGTCACAATCTCGCCTCCAAAACGGCGCTGCGCCTTTCCAGCCACCCCTTGCTCTCGTTGCCGTTCTGCTTCATGCCCTCGCGCAAGGCGCTTTGCATGAGCTGAAAATTAAGCTGTTTCAAATTCGCGTCGGCGGCCAGCGACATGGACAGCTCCGCCGCCAGATAGTAGTAGAGGGCGGCAACGAAGTCCGGCGGGAAAAGCCCGGCGTCCTTCACGTCGTGCGTGTAGTCAAGATGCGCGGCGGGGATGTTGGCCGCGATCACCTTCTCGGCCTCCGACACGCTGAAAACGTCCCAGCCCCTGCCCATAGAACCTTCCTGCCGGCTTTCAAAAACTGCCGCCGGCCCCTTGCCGCCGAAGACCCGCCGGACAAAAACGCAGTCGGCGGGATACGCGTACAAAAAGCCCCACAGAGGGCTTGTGTGATTAGTCAGGGCCAAAGGCGCGATCCGGCGCGCGAAAGCCCAGGGGCATTGGCGAAGGAGCGCCTCGCGGCAAAAGTCGTACATCCGCCGGCACTGGTAGGCCTCCTCCGTGTTGTCGTCGAAGGACAAAATCCCGCGCGCCTTTATTTGGCTCAAGGCCATGTTGCAAATGCCGATAGCGTCCATTGATAGCTAAGGGGCGCTCAACGCGCCCCTTTCCCCCTTGTCATTTTTTGCCCGGCGTCGGTTTGGCCGGCGCCTTGGCCGGCTCTTTAGCCGGCTCCTTGCCTGGCGCTTTGGCCGGCTCCTTGGCCGGCTCCTTGCCTGGCTCCTTGGCCGGCTCCTTGGCCGGCTCCTTGCCTGGCTCCTTGGCCGGCTCCTTGCCTGGCTCCTTGGCCGGCGCCTTGGCCGGCTTGTCCAGCAAAACAAAATGATCCGGCGCGCCCTGCGCCAGCTCCACCGTCTCGCCCGCCTCGTAAAGCCGGCGGTTCCAATAACAATCGCGTATGCACCTATGCCTTGCCATTTAAGTCGGCGCCCCCGTCGACAGCCCGGCGAACACCGCGCCCCCCGCCGGCGTGCCGGACGCCGCGACAACCAGGCGCATCCACCGTTTCATCCCGCGCGGCAGCTTCATAACGATAAGCTTGGCCGGCGCCGTCTGCGCTATGGTCGTCGGCACCGTAACCGTCATGACGTCCACCGCCGCGGCAAAAGCCTCCGCATCCGCCGTCTGCACCTTCACGCTCGCAATCGCGCCGGCGGTGAACCCGGCCGTCAAGTTGACGAACAGCCAGGGCTGCGCGTCGTAATAGTCCCCGTTGAGTCCCAAGTCCACCGGCGTAGTGTTGGTGGACGCCGCCGAAATCGCCAAATTCTGCGCCGTAACCTGCGCGCCCTCAATAATCATCTTTCAACATCCCCCCGCCTAAAATTAGGGGCGGCAAAGAACCGCCCCGCCTTGCCTTTAAACTACCTGCGACTCCGCGTTCAAAATGCCGTCGCACACCCGGACGGGAATCCCCCAGAACTGCGTGGTGGGCTTTCCGGCGTACGTCTCCACCGACAGGTTGACGTTCGCCTTGCTTTGCGCGAGCTTATCGAGGAGCGTCTTGACCGAGCGGTTGCAATAAATCGCCGCCTTGCCGAGACTGACGTTCTCCAGCCGGTTGTAGGCCGCAATCAACAAATCCAAGAACCCCGCGTTGGCGGCCGTCACGTCGATGTTGGCCACCCGGGAGGCGTAGCGGTAGTCCTTGACCGCCAGCCCCAAGTACCACTTGTACTGCGCCTCCAGCACGTAATACTCCGCGCCCGCGTCGTCGTACGCCTTGACCCGCCCGTTGTCGCGGTACTCAAAACCCGCCTTGGTATTTTGCGGGAAAATGCCGTGGATGGTCGCCGCGTCCCACACCACGAACCACAAAGAAGTCAGGGAACTCCCCGTGCCGCCGGCGTCGAACACATAATCGGCCGCCTCGCAGTTGGCCTTGACCAGGCTGTAATAATACGCGCCCAGTCCCGTGAAGCCGGCGGGGTTTACCTTCTCGTCCCCGTAAAAAAGCGTCCTGGCCATGGTGTTGTTCATCTGGATCTGGAAAGCGCGGTTTTCCGCCAGGCGGTACTCGTCGCCGCCGTTCAAGACAACCTCGTCCTCGTCTATCTGCGCCATCGCCATCATCTGCCCGCAGGTGAAAGTCTCCTGCCGCTTGCCGGACTTGCCGGGTTTAATCCCCTTGTTGAGCATCCGCCAGGCCACCGCCGGCAGCGCCGTCCTTAGCGCCGCCTTGTGCACCGTCCCGCTGTTGCACTGCTGGAGAACCATCTCCTCCAAAATCGGGTTGGTCTGCTTCTGGAACTCGATGATGTCCCTGTGCAGCTTGTCCACATTCTGCGCGATGCCTATGTCCGTAATCGTGCCTTTCAAAAACTCCGGCATTTAAGAACCCTCCTTAAAAATCAATACTTGCTGTTCGGAAAATAATCGCGGGCCGTAACCCCCGCGCCGGACGAGCCTCCGCCGCCCATGAAATTGCCGTCCTCGCCCACCACCTCCCCGACCGCCGCCAAAGCTTTCAGCACCCGGACGTCGTAGTCGAGCGGGCTTTTGGACAGAGCCTCCCTGAGCCCCGGCACTTTCTTCTCCAAGGCCTCCATCGCCCGCCCGGCCTTGGCCTGCGCCTCCTTGAACTTCTCCCCCGGCTCTTGGGGCGTGCCGCCGTACTCCTTCACCGCCTCCTCGTAAAGGGCGCCCAAAGCCTTGCCCTCCTGCGCCAAAACATACCCGGCCAGCTTGTTGGCCACCTGGTTGTCCTTGACCCCGGCTTCGGCAAGCACCTTCTCGTACTCCTTTGCCACCGCCGGGTCGAAAGCCACCCGCGCCTCGGCGAAGGCCTGCGCCAGGTTGAAATCCACCGGCTTGTCCGCCGGCTTTTCCCCTGCGGGCGGCTGCCCGGCCGCCGGCTGCCCGGCCGCCGGCTCCGCCGGCTGCGCTGCCGCCGATATGGCCGCCGCCGCCGGAACCCCCTGCGTACCCGGCGCGCCCGGGTCGCCGACAGCGCCCTGCGCCCCCTGCCACTGAATTGCCGCGTTATCCTCTGCCACTGTCCTCATCCTCCTTCTGTGCTTGTCTTATAGCTTCTTCTGCCGCCGCCCAAAGCTCGGCCTCGGCGAGCAGCAAAAGCTGCCCGAAGCGCTCCTTCGCCGCGCGCATCCGCTGAAACAGCACCAGCGCGGCGGCGCGCTTGCCCTCGCGAAACCCCGCCTCGGCGTCCGCCCTGAAAGTCGTCCTGTCCCGGAAATTCTCCTGGGCGAAGCGGGCAACGAGCCAGCGCCCCCGCCTGTCCTCCAAGACAAAGGCGAACGCCTCCAAATCTTTTTCCCGCATTTTCGCTTCGTACCGGGCAACGCCGGCATCCGACATGGCCAGGCGGCGGTTGTCTATCTCGCTCATCCCCCGCCGCCCCCAATCGCGGACATGAGGTTGGCGAGCGCCGGGTTGCCGCCCTGCCCCAGTTCCATGACGTTCCTCGCCGCGTTGGTGTAGCTCTCCACCGCCGGGGCGGCCTTGGCCTCCCGCTCGGCGGCCGCCTGCGCCTCGGCCTGTTTGGCCAGCGCCTCAAGCTCCGCCCGGTAAGCGTCCGGGGACTTCAAGAGCTTCGTCTCCACCCCCGTCTTTTCCGCGAACGCCCGCACGAACGCCTCCGCGTCCAAGAGACGGAACGTCTCCGGCATGAACTGCGCCATGTTGGCCACCATGGAAAGCAAGAGGTTCATATTGTCAATTCCCGACATCTTCTGCGCCTGCGCCAGAGGGCTGGTGTACTCGATGGCGATTTCCGAATCCTGATACGCCCCGTCAAGCTCAAAGGGCGGGAAAGCCCCGTGCCGCTCCAAAATGGCGTAGGCCCTTTCAATGACCGCGCCCAAAAACTCCGTGTTCAGCCGCTCCGCCACCGGCCCCAGCTGCTGCAGCCGCTCCTGGTTGCGCAGGCTCAGTTCGTACGCCGTCCGCTGCCCGGAGCGCAACGCCTCCTGATCCAGCATCGTGAAAAGATTCACATTGTAGGCCCGATTTATTTTGTCCCTGACCCCCTCGCCGATCTCGAAAAGCTCCCTGAACACCGGCGCCAAGGAAAACAGCGTCTCCGCCTTCATGCCCGGCGCGGACTGCGTCGACACCCTGCCCGGCTCAAAGTCCACCTCCATGCCCGCCGGCACCTGCAGGGGGGGCTTCACGAAAAGCTCCGCGTTCTTGAACGCGTCGTCGATTATCTTGTAGAGCATGCGGGCGTCCGAATCCGCGTACCAGCCCGGCCCCAAGCCGTAAGCCTGCTGGCCTATCACCTGGTAGCGCGCGATCGCCACCGGGAAATCCCGAAAGCCCGACACCCGGACGAACTCATTGCCGGACTTGTCCAGCCAATAATAGGACGCCCACTCCTGAAAGCCGCTGCCCAATTTATTAAGATCGTAGTCCGCGTTCTTCTCCACCAGCCAGCACACGTCCCAGGACTGCCTGAGGCCGCCGCCGCTTTTCACGACGTTTTGCGCGTTCTCGGGCAAAGAATCCATGCCGAAGCGCTGGCAAAGCTGGTAGCCCGTCATGCGGCGGCGCACCGCGAAACAATTGGGCAGCCCCGTGTGGTCCACCTCGTAGGCGTAGCAGCCCACCGGGTAGTTCTCGAAACGCACCCCCCGGAACGCGTCCTCGAACATCCCCACCGGCGCCTGCCCGAAAGGCAAATCCATGAACGCCCCGTGCGCGGCGTTATAAAAATTGCTCCCGTTCAGCGCCTTGTTCAGGATGCCCATCCGCGCGTCCAAGTTGGCGCGCGCCGCCCAGTCGCTTTCCAAATCGGCGTCGGCGAACGCCAGGCGGAACCACTCGATGCTCTGCGGCGTCGCGTTCGACGCCATGCCGCCGGCAAAGACCAGGCAGGCGCGCCACGCCTCCCCGTCCAGCGCCTCCCGGTCGCGCTTGGTTCCCTGCCGCCCCTCGTCATGGTCGACGAACTCCCCGGCGAAAGGCAGCTGCTTGTCGCGGATGCGCAGCCACTCCGTCCGGCAGTTTTGGTAAGCCGGGTTGCCGAACAGCCAATGGAACCTCTGCGCCACCCGCTCGAAAACGCCCGGACGCGCAGGCGCCCGCTTGAAATCCGCGCCGCCGCCCCCGCCGAGCGCCGACACGCCCGTGCAACGCACATGTTCTTTTCCCGCCATCGCTCAAATACCCGTTCCCAGCGTCTGCCCCGAATTGGCGCGGCGCTCCTGCGTCTGCGTCCACCACCAGCCCCGCTTCTTCGCGTTCGACGCGAGCTTGGCGACCTCCGACTCCGGATCCGAATCCGTGGAAACGTTCTGCGCCACCGCCGGCGCGGGCGCGGGCGGCGTGTAACTTTCGCCGCCCCCCTTGCCCTTGGCCAGCCCCGCGTAAACCAGCAGCAGAAAAGCCAGCCGCGCCAACCTCAAAACCTTTTGTAACCTCATCCCGAAACATCCTCCTCTCACATACCCTTTAAAGCGCTGTAATCGGCACCCCGAGCCCTTGCCCCGCCCGGCCTCACCGGCGCGGCGAAAGTCAAGGCCAGCGCGTCCGCCCGGTTGGGCGACGCCAGGCCGCGTTTTTTCATGTCATCCTTGGACTCAAGCTGCAACTTGCCCGAATGGTTGATGAACGCCTCCGGGCCGACAAGCTCATCTCGCAACACCTGATCATCTGCCGGCAGCGCCCCTCCGTCGAGCAGCCACCGCTTCATCTCGCCCCACATCTCGGCGCGGCGGTTGGCATAACAATCGTCAAAAGGCTTGCCGGCGAAATTGACCAGCGTCCACCGGCGTCCCATCCCCTTGCCCGCCGAATACACCCCCGTCCCGAACCCCGCGTCGACGTTGACCGCCGCCGCCTTGCGCTCGTCCTCGAAACGCGCGATTATCCCGGCCATGCGGGAGTCGTCGTCGTTTTTCGCAAACCGCGCCAGAAGTTCGCAAAAAAGCCCCTGCCGGAGGAAAATTACAAATTCGTCCGCCCCCGTCCAAGACGGATCCACCCCGATGACCACCGGGGCAAATTTTATCTGTCCCTCGCGCAGTGACACCTTTTGCGCCCTGTCAACAATCTCCGTGGAAATAAACTGGTTTTCCCCGGCGCTCGGGAACACCCCCCGGACGCGCACCTTCACAAAATCGCTGTCCTCGCCGTAATCCTCGACCCATTGCTTAAGCTGCTTCTTGTTGGTCATGCCCACCTTGCGGCTGTCAATCTGGCGGGTCGTCCAGCGATGCCGCAACCGATGGAAACAATCGAAAAAGCGCCCCTGTCCGCGCGTCGGGTTGCCGAAAGCAAAGAAAAATATCTGTGTGCCCTCGTCCGTCAGCGCCCCCTCCGTAACATCCCAGATAACGTCAGGGATGGCGGAAGCCTCGTCGAACACGACCAGAATCCGCTTCCCTTTGTTATGCAGTCCGGCGAAAGCCTCCGTGTTGCGCTCCGACCACGCCACCATGTCCACCCGCCAAGTCTTGTCGTATCCCGGCTGGGAAGAAAACAGCGCCGTCGCGGTGAAAGCAAAAAGTCTGCGGCCAATGAACAGCCGGTGCCATTTCGCCAGTTCCGACCAGGTCTTTGTTTTAAGCTGCGTTTCCGTGTTGGCCGTAACTACCCCTTTAGTCTCCTCGTGCGTAGAAAGCGCCCAAAGGATAAGCCAGGAAACCAAGGCGGACTTGCCAATGCCGTGCCCGGACGCCACTGCCTCGCGCACCGCCTCAAAAGGCGTCAAAAGCTTGTCCCGGACTGAACGCAAAACATCCCTTTGCCACCCGTCCGGCCCGTCAAAGCCTGCCAGCGGCCCCTCGCCCCAAGGGAAAGCATAATGCACGAACTTTAAAGGATCGTGCGCCATCGCTCCCAAATCACGGATCAAGGCGCGCAAATCCTCATTTTGCATCTTTTATCCTCTCGCGCGCTTTCATCAGTTCATCGGCAAAGGCTTCCGCACCGGACAAATCCGGCTTGTCCGCAAAAAGGCCCAAATGTTTGCCTAAAAGTTCCGCCGCTTTTAACCTGTCCCGGATATTGGCGTCCTCATTGCGCAAAATTTCTGTTACAACCATCAAAACACCGTCTTCGCCGGCAATAAGGCCATCTGCGCCGTTATGGGCGCGTTGCGGCATCCCCGCCAAACAATCAGCCAACCTATCCCCCTCCTTCCTTTCGCTTCGTTCCCGTGCCGCGCGTACGCCGCGCAAACGGCAAGAGCGCCCGCCTTGCGGCGAACGCTCTCATGCACAGTTTATATTATAGCACAGGCCAATGTATCATTTGTATTGAACGGGACTTTGTCCAAGCAAGAAAAGTTGGCGCCGCTCCCGGGGCATCCCCTTGCAAATGCTGCGCCTGTCATGCCAAGGTCAGCGGCCATATTTCCACCGTAGCTTCCGCCGCTTTTTCAAAAGCCCGCAGCGCGCGATTGTGCAGGCTGCCGCGAACATGGATTGACGAATAACCCATAATGTCGGCGATTTCATCCCAATGTTTGCGATTGACATAACGCAGCTCCAGCAACTGGCGGTCGCCCTCGTCGGCAAGCGCCCGCAGCTTATCCAACGTCAACTTTTCCATCTTGCTCAGCCGCAGTTTGTCCAAAACCAATAAATCCTCGACAGAACAGATGCTTGCCACCATTTCGCTCACCCTGTCGC contains:
- a CDS encoding terminase small subunit is translated as MADCLAGMPQRAHNGADGLIAGEDGVLMVVTEILRNEDANIRDRLKAAELLGKHLGLFADKPDLSGAEAFADELMKARERIKDAK
- a CDS encoding head-tail connector protein; its protein translation is MAGKEHVRCTGVSALGGGGGADFKRAPARPGVFERVAQRFHWLFGNPAYQNCRTEWLRIRDKQLPFAGEFVDHDEGRQGTKRDREALDGEAWRACLVFAGGMASNATPQSIEWFRLAFADADLESDWAARANLDARMGILNKALNGSNFYNAAHGAFMDLPFGQAPVGMFEDAFRGVRFENYPVGCYAYEVDHTGLPNCFAVRRRMTGYQLCQRFGMDSLPENAQNVVKSGGGLRQSWDVCWLVEKNADYDLNKLGSGFQEWASYYWLDKSGNEFVRVSGFRDFPVAIARYQVIGQQAYGLGPGWYADSDARMLYKIIDDAFKNAELFVKPPLQVPAGMEVDFEPGRVSTQSAPGMKAETLFSLAPVFRELFEIGEGVRDKINRAYNVNLFTMLDQEALRSGQRTAYELSLRNQERLQQLGPVAERLNTEFLGAVIERAYAILERHGAFPPFELDGAYQDSEIAIEYTSPLAQAQKMSGIDNMNLLLSMVANMAQFMPETFRLLDAEAFVRAFAEKTGVETKLLKSPDAYRAELEALAKQAEAQAAAEREAKAAPAVESYTNAARNVMELGQGGNPALANLMSAIGGGGG
- a CDS encoding terminase, which gives rise to MQNEDLRALIRDLGAMAHDPLKFVHYAFPWGEGPLAGFDGPDGWQRDVLRSVRDKLLTPFEAVREAVASGHGIGKSALVSWLILWALSTHEETKGVVTANTETQLKTKTWSELAKWHRLFIGRRLFAFTATALFSSQPGYDKTWRVDMVAWSERNTEAFAGLHNKGKRILVVFDEASAIPDVIWDVTEGALTDEGTQIFFFAFGNPTRGQGRFFDCFHRLRHRWTTRQIDSRKVGMTNKKQLKQWVEDYGEDSDFVKVRVRGVFPSAGENQFISTEIVDRAQKVSLREGQIKFAPVVIGVDPSWTGADEFVIFLRQGLFCELLARFAKNDDDSRMAGIIARFEDERKAAAVNVDAGFGTGVYSAGKGMGRRWTLVNFAGKPFDDCYANRRAEMWGEMKRWLLDGGALPADDQVLRDELVGPEAFINHSGKLQLESKDDMKKRGLASPNRADALALTFAAPVRPGGARARGADYSALKGM